In one window of Clavelina lepadiformis chromosome 4, kaClaLepa1.1, whole genome shotgun sequence DNA:
- the LOC143451296 gene encoding uncharacterized protein LOC143451296 isoform X2: protein MSFTSKDNPCKSFAPNIFNKNKCQNCFRPRETHLQSNKDLNKAKPIYGGWLLLAPIGTDFANPMHKNRKWQRRWFVLFEHGALRYALDENITTVAQGTIDMNHCSEVMYADSITDQKYSLCICLPDQKWFMRGENREDIMGWYDQLIVYPETNKEEMRRKKRLFQRKSEVPRLQPAAAATSATSYSAPNTPLTTKSQKPSLDLAQLLMKADNSAKISLGSPLLSRSRNSSTSSSIKSPSSEKSGFLSPRNFSHRSDVVDAPPVSALADRPSSYADLSSSRDLRSGGRPSQPNSDVHSMDESSNVKANNLDTSYFLVERKTSESASSIKTESVKNERLQRHISVSTSSLDSTASNHSLSESTDGSHSGNTKQKHFKDYHNFAEVPKAKRISSRHYQEQKKEVEKKSRARSPGRNEVDRIFGKERRRSRVIETFEVPKADISNKENTEPASSSPDPSSTDQSSSSLKPASTKSSPVSPRDPDHEDKRGRSISRRSTNMKQGTQTEQAPPRSSTAALRRAKSLDRKSYESIQLNADLFNVKKGWLTKQNKDGNWSKHWFVLANKELRYYQASAAEDTVNPDGTIDIRNCKDVRECDVQRNYGFEIKTDEDTFIFAAMTSGIRKNWINAILKSKETPKDSNVTMLDRVEHPKVFEDKPPIAPESAASKKSGYDDISVTERSQRRRARIRDRRKEGRARTFDFAEFSRLAAQAATPDPAKDTKLDIAAAPKSEVKARSRTFNADALLRDLKISSTADDNVNPKTSKKSLNLQDNKPESPLIPRSASGLQLAIEEEWKKLEKIEYSSLNGEVAPLANPITETATMVKALQNEVDSLKKQMERVQLERTASSSDDYLDSGLGTLSSTADFSDCKLQGKLDQQNNQIDKLKQLSAAQESLRKQSSELRECGMQLDISLSESQVAETQLANAQGELLLEKSRREEDEKDHKRKVNALNKELEESDSRLKKSENLHLEAQRRIRELERQVNMQKDHNKEEALLQDHITMLRRHAEEQETEMKDLQEAFEARCQNQKELEDRLSEAKDVIKSYEEQLHDMKEAMKELDKKSSVMSSHRAAPQVDIEKLTSDLEASRLSEENLKEKIARLLMHNQGDKKLLQDELTKEREACERLRNILKDHDDDFAINEKQLLEVKTSIDELKRRLDSAEEGKATLQRENKELGNENRKLKEQLSVFERSSQQTVRELRTRLYSAEKQLGDIEEIRSREASVTESSFKAKLTELEADMGGTGQMIAARLMSLEPSRRVSDPAVSLDKESASHKIHRLELELARKEKELFSAEEKLKEVEIRETEAEDEFTAKLKELNANQDTVSSEFEKTIRNLKLDSQELEEKLEATQDCLRELYSRASQLNDVRSADGYAAKLLISVLHDTLKLSEGHTDLSETPERSPSPDRGDTKWGRVTDAESRQQNQRTMSRLKQLTERLKSSDGRLVSPSGSPLSILGQSGSSSVKTPSSGTSRPENLPLVTSVASLGEDSAAQLFAKQISMQALLLAEMAATLRRSQSTPALGSVGRSQPNFNHNNRQSSPQLTSAEFSDTIAHHTTNGGLLQHVDTLAQKLTLEGMLMCELARLKDSWGSNRGRSLSQRAMGPGVPSSELSSSMVAHAQISYVVQVYNERISRLALEARQARHRADAAMRKLRELVQACKTQDLEAVSNLAVQVDTDSLAPPYSDIPPWEQQVDYGTLHGAQSVSSPPSSEATILDQEANFFQHLADDLKCMSADVQSLSKLGVQLVLADHTLQKFLQPSEIGEHASTVAREAIVQAEIIYISHRLRRDYDEELRKAKNAVTEQATHFEALKKKLKQTDEHWSGKLKQLTEEHNAKVVRLMQEASRLEKTRAEMSKDVEERLTRLSRKHEQELATCNAKHEQECSTLRKELSSAKNQLQTKTKEYMSEVKNLTQRLDQIKVKHRSEGDEARSEYNRKVSKAKSECEREVKKLKKDRENDVKKLKDDFVKEISEAEKEFKDKLTSIEAANRQEISELKKKHRNNVKTMEEDHKEALKVAKRDGKDKAASIKRDLDDLLQQERAKHQVELKAAQDDAEKNVREQVRQKTNELKKEHDNVLKNRDRLHKEQLEREKEIWTKELKQQWEAEAEEEAKICHKRSASLTSESDSKDALKERISSLEEQLTSVQGKLENEQHEHSYQYQLDEIRTLCDESFAAIEESHAKKLDEMMLAHKREVERLKEEHTKELEENNEDTRRAILSVRKHHSEEMKSIRGQPDHTGYDRYSSLRREQEKLKREIETLSEHYSKKCVELEHAREKNEKLDERLRALERDNRRLQAKQDALDEQNYDSQVKKLKVSDSDGKKLGDFYQLQVMLRVRASEIDYLKQEVTSLSKELEEGLQEKKESVRKHHTLFDELTLSRSREGLVRREVTRLKEQLRRAGIVSDEGSDSDEGVERSEEKGKGYDFQKSRSQPDLPANTPTHRLPSTSYVTSSSTSVKRRSSEKAGKDKV from the exons ATGAGCTTCACTTCCAAAGATAATCCATGCAAAAGTTTTGCACCcaacatttttaataaaaacaaatgccAAAATTGCTTTCGTCCACGAGAAACCCATCTGCAGTCAAATAAGGATTTAAACAAA gCAAAACCTATCTATGGAGGTTGGTTGCTTCTTGCACCTATTGGAACTGATTTTGCCAATCCAATGCACAAAAACAGG AAATGGCAAAGGAGATGGTTTGTGCTGTTTGAACATGGTGCACTTCGCTATGCCTTGGATGAAAAT ATTACGACGGTCGCCCAAGGCACCATAGACATGAACCACTGCTCTGAGGTGATGTATGCAGATAGCATAACAGATCAGAAATATTCTCTCTGCATCTGTCTCCCTGACCAGAAATGGTTTATGCGAGGAGAAAACAGAGAAGACATAATGGG GTGGTACGATCAGCTGATTGTTTATCctgaaacaaataaagaagAAATGCGACGTAAGAAGCGTCTTTTCCAGAGAAAGAGTGAAGTTCCGCGATTACAGCCAGCG GCTGCTGCTACATCTGCAACCAGTTATTCTGCTCCCAACACACCACTAACAACCAAATCACAAAAGCCCTCACTTGATCTCGCACAATTATTAATGAAG GCTGACAACTCGGCTAAAATTTCACTTGGAAGTCCGTTGCTTTCAAGATCTCGCAATAGCTCCACTTCATCCTCCATAAAGAGTCCATCTTCTGAGAAGAGTGGTTTCCTGTCTCCACGAAACTTCTCACACAGATCTGATGTCGTCGATGCTCCCCCTGTCTCAGCATTGGCCGATAGACCGTCATCTTACGCAGATTTGAGCTCTTCAAGAGATCTCAGAAGTGGAGGAAGACCATCCCAGCCTAACTCTGAT GTCCACTCAATGGATGAAAGCTCGAATGTTAAAGCAAACAATCTCGACACAAGTTACTTTCTCGTCGAACGTAAAACGTCTGAATCTGCttcaag TATTAAGACGGAATCAGTCAAAAATGAACGCTTACAAAGACATATAAGTGTTTCTACAAGTTCTCTGGATTCTACTGCAAGTAATCACAGTCTCTCAGAGAGCACAGATGGCAGTCATTCTGG aaacacaaagcaaaaacatttcaaggACTATCACAATTTTGCAGAGGTTCCAAAAGCAAAGCGCATTTCAAGTCGACACTATCAGGAGCAGAAAAAA GAGGTTGAAAAGAAGTCTCGTGCTCGAAGTCCCGGTCGAAATGAAGTTGATCGGATTTTCGGCAAGGAAAGGCGAAGGTCAAGAGTCATTGAAACATTTGAAGTGCCGAAG GCTGATATTAGCAATAAAGAGAACACAGAGCCGGCCTCTTCATCTCCTGATCCTTCAAGCACTGACCAGAGCTCTTCATCCTTGAAGCCTGCATCCACAAAATCCTCTCCTGTGTCTCCACGCGATCCGGATCACGAAGATAAAAGAGGAAGAAGCATCTCTCGTCGATCAACAAACATGAAGCAG GGAACACAGACAGAACAGGCACCACCTCGCTCGAGCACAGCAGCACTTCGAAGGGCAAAATCCCTCGATAGAAAGTCCTACGAATCTATTCAGCTAAAT GCTGACTTGTTCAACGTCAAGAAAGGCTGGCTGACCAAACAGAATAAAGACGGAAACTGGTCCAAGCATTGGTTCGTCCTGGCCAACAAAGAACTTCGTTATTACCAGGCTTCCGCGGCTGAAGat ACAGTGAACCCAGATGGAACAATTGACATACGCAACTGCAAAGATGTTCGTGAGTGCGACGTACAAAGAAACTACGGTTTTGAAATAAAG ACTGATGAAGACACGTTCATTTTTGCTGCGATGACATCTGGTATCCGTAAAAACTGGATAAACGCCATTTTAAAGTCAAAAGAAACACCAAAGGACTCGAATGTTACCATGCTAGACAGAGTTGAACATCCCAAAGTTTTTGAAGATAAACCACCCATTGCACCAGAATCA GCAGCGAGCAAAAAGAGCGGTTATGACGATATCAGCGTCACTGAACGATCTCAACGACGAAGAGCTCGCATTCGCGATAGAAGAAAGGAAGGCCGAGCCCGTACTTTTGACTTTGCAGAATTCAG tAGATTGGCTGCTCAGGCTGCAACACCCGATCCCGCAAAAGACACCAAACTTGACATTGCAGCAGCGCCTAAGTCTGAAGTTAAG GCACGTAGTAGAACCTTCAATGCAGATGCGCTTTTGAGAGATCTGAAAATCTCAAGCACTGCTGATGATAATGTTAATCCTAAAACCTCAAAAAAATCACTCAATTTGCAAGACAATAAG CCAGAGTCTCCTTTGATCCCAAGATCAGCATCCGGACTTCAGTTGGCAATTGAAGAAGAATGGAAGAAGCTGGAAAAGATTGAGTACAGCTCACTAAATGGCGAGGTTGCTCCTCTGGCCAATCCCATCACAGAGACAGCGACTATGGTGAAAGCTCTGCAAAATGAG gTCGATTCATTAAAGAAGCAAATGGAGAGAGTTCAGTTAGAAAGGACGGCATCATCATCAGACGACTATCTA GACTCTGGACTAGGAACACTTTCGTCAACTGCAGATTTCTCGGACTGTAAACTTCAAGGCAAATTAGATCAACAGAACAATCAGATAGATAAATTAAAACAG TTATCAGCAGCTCAGGAGTCGCTTCGAAAACAGAGCAGTGAGCTTCGAGAATGTGGAATGCAGCTCGATATCTCGTTATCCGAATCTCAAGTCGCTGAGACTCAGTTGGCAAATGCTCAAGGGGAACTACTCCTGGAGAAGAGCAGGAGAGAAGAAGATGAAAAAGATCATAAACG AAAAGTGAATGCTCTTAACAAGGAATTGGAAGAGAGCGACAGTCGATtgaaaaaatctgaaaatctTCATCTCGAAGCACAAAGGCGAATTCGAGAGTTGGAGCGGCAAGTTAATATGCAGAAAGATCATAACAAAGAG GAGGCACTACTCCAGGATCATATCACGATGTTGCGTCGTCACGCTGAGGAACAAGAGACGGAAATGAAAGATCTGCAGGAGGCGTTTGAAGCACGATGCCAGAATCAAAAGGAGCTGGAGGACAGGTTGAGTGAAGCTAAAGATGTAATTAAGAG TTATGAAGAACAATTGCATGATATGAAAGAAGCTATGAAAGAACTGGATAAAAAAAGCAGTGTCATGTCCTCACACAG AGCTGCCCCACAAGTTGACATCGAAAAATTGACTTCTGACCTAGAGGCGTCACGCTTGAGTGAAGAAAACCTGAAAGAGAAGATAGCGAGGTTACTCATGCATAACCAGGGTGACAAGAAGCTCCTGCAG GATGAATTGACCAAAGAACGTGAAGCGTGTGAGCGTTTGCGAAATATCCTGAAAGATCATGACGATGATTTTGCCATCAATGAGAAGCAACTGTTGGAAGTGAAGACATCAATAGACGAG CTAAAACGACGACTGGACTCGGCCGAAGAAGGCAAGGCGACATTGCAACGTGAAAATAAAGAACTTGGCAATGAAAACCGTAAACTAAAAGAACAG TTATCGGTATTTGAGAGAAGTTCGCAACAGACGGTGAGAGAGCTCCGAACCCGTTTATACAGCGCCGAGAAACAACTTGGAGACATCGAAGAAATTCGGTCGCGGGAAGCTTCTGTAACTGAAAGCAGTTTCAAG GCGAAACTAACCGAACTAGAAGCAGACATGGGCGGCACTGGCCAGATGATAGCTGCCCGTCTTATGTCGTTAGAACCTTCTAGACGCGTCTCCGATCCGGCAGTTTCCTTGGACAAAGAGTCTGCAAGTCACAAG ATTCATCGTCTTGAACTTGAACTTGCCAGGAAGGAGAAGGAGTTGTTTTCAGCCGAGGAGAAGTTAAAGGAAGTGGAAATACGTGAAACCGAAGCAGAGGACGAATTCACAGCCAA gttaaaagaactaaacgcGAATCAAGATACGGTGTCCAGTGAGTTCGAGAAAACAATCAGGAACCTAAAACTCGACTCTCAAGAACTTGAGGAAAAACTCGAGGCCACTCAGGATTGCTTACGTGAGTTGTACTCCCGAGCATCTCAACTCAATGACGTCCGCAGCGCCGACGGTTACGCCGCCAAGCTCCTGATCTCGGTCTTACACGACACCCTCAAGCTCTCCGAAGGGCACACTGATCTTTCAGAGACCCCAGAACGGTCCCCGTCTCCCGATAGGGGCGATACGAAGTGGGGCCGCGTCACAGACGCCGAGTCCCGCCAGCAAAATCAAAGGACCATGTCCAGATTAAAGCAACTGACCGAACGCTTGAAGAGCTCGGATGGACGTCTGGTCAGCCCGTCGGGCTCTCCGTTGTCCATATTAGGTCAGTCCGGCTCATCGTCCGTTAAGACCCCGTCGTCGGGGACCAGTAGGCCGGAAAACTTGCCCCTGGTCACGTCTGTTGCGTCCCTTGGTGAAGATAGCGCTGCGCAACTCTTTGCTAAACAG ATAAGCATGCAGGCTTTATTGCTTGCCGAGATGGCGGCCACGTTACGACGAAGCCAGTCAACCCCTGCCCTGGGCAGCGTTGGTCGCAGCCAACCCAATTTCAATCACAACAACCGCCAGTCTTCACCGCAACTCACGTCGGCAGAATTCTCGGACACAATCGCTCATCATACGACCAACGGCGGGTTACTCCAACACGTCGATACCCTGGCGCAGAAGTTGACCCTCGAAGGGATGCTCATGTGCGAACTTGCCCGGCTCAAGGATTCGTGGGGTTCGAATAGGGGTCGATCCTTATCTCAACGGGCCATGGGCCCCGGGGTGCCCAGTTCGGAACTATCGAGTTCCATGGTTGCCCACGCGCAAATCAGTTATGTTGTGCAG GTGTACAACGAGCGCATATCGCGTCTGGCCTTAGAAGCGAGACAAGCGCGCCATCGTGCGGACGCGGCAATGCGCAAACTCCGCGAACTGGTGCAAGCTTGTAAGACGCAAGATTTGGAGGCGGTTTCAAATCTAGCCGTCCAAGTCGACACAGATTCCCTAGCGCCGCCTTACTCCGATATCCCACCCTGGGAACAACAG GTGGACTATGGTACCTTGCACGGGGCACAGTCGGTATCGTCTCCTCCATCCTCCGAGGCAACCATCTTAGATCAAGAAGCAAATTTCTTCCAACACCTCGCGGACGATCTGAAGTGCATGTCCGCCGATGTCCAGTCACTCTCCAAGCTAGGTGTGCAACTGGTATTGGCCGATCATACCTTGCAGAA GTTCTTGCAACCAAGCGAGATCGGCGAGCATGCTTCTACCGTGGCGAGAGAGGCAATCGTCCAAGCTGAGATCATTTATATTTCGCACAG ATTACGTCGAGACTACGACGAAGAACTTCGAAAAGCAAAGAACGCTGTGACCGAACAAGCCACACACTTCGAAGCTCTCAAGAAGAAATTGAAGCAAACCGATGAACACTGGTCTGGAAAACTTAAGCAACTCACAGAGGAACACAACGCAAAG GTGGTGAGGTTGATGCAGGAGGCGTCACGACTAGAAAAGACGAGAGCAGAGATGTCAAAAGATGTAGAGGAGCGTCTCACCCGGTTGTCAAGGAAGCACGAGCAAGAGTTAGCGACGTGCAACGCTAAACACGAACAG GAATGCTCCACATTAAGAAAAGAACTTTCAAGCGCAAAGAACCAGCTGCAGACAAAAACCAAAGAATACATGAGCGAGGTGAAGAATCTCACTCAAAGATTGGATCAGATAAAAGTCAAGCACAG GAGCGAAGGTGACGAAGCAAGGTCAGAATACAACAGAAAGGTCTCGAAAGCGAAATCAGAATGTGAGAGAGAGGtgaaaaaattgaagaaagATCGCGAGAATGACGTCAAAAAGCTGAAG GATGACTTTGTTAAGGAAATAAGCGAAGCTGAAAAGGAGTTCAAAGACAAACTGACATCGATTGAAGCTGCCAATAGGCAAGAAATAAGCGAGTTAAAGAAAAAACACCGAAATAATGTGAAAACAATGGAAGAAG ACCACAAAGAAGCATTGAAGGTAGCGAAGCGTGACGGCAAAGACAAAGCGGCGTCAATTAAGCGTGACCTTGACGACTTGCTGCAGCAGGAAAGGGCCAAGCACCAGGTGGAACTGAAGGCCGCTCAAGACGATGCTGAAAAGAATGTTCGAGAACAAGTTCGTCAGAAAACAAACGAACTGAAGAAA GAACACGACAACGTTCTTAAGAACCGAGACAGGCTCCACAAGGAACAACTCGAAAGAGAAAAAGAAATTTGGACCAAAGAACTCAAACAACAA TGGGAAGCGGAAGCAGAAGAAGAAGCGAAAATTTGTCACAAGCGATCCGCATCTTTGACGTCAGAGAGCGACAGCAAAGACGCCTTAAAAGAGAGAATATCATCCTTGGAGGAGCAG CTCACCTCAGTCCAGGGGAAGCTAGAGAACGAGCAGCACGAGCACTCTTACCAGTACCAGCTGGATGAAATCCGGACTCTTTGTGATGAGAGTTTCGCTGCGATTGAGGAGAGCCACGCCAAGAAG CTGGATGAGATGATGCTCGCCCACAAGAGGGAAGTTGAAAGATTGAAAGAGGAGCACACCAAAGAACTGGAGGAGAACAACGAAGACACGAGACGTGCGATCCTGTCCGTGCGAAAG CATCATAGCGAAGAAATGAAATCTATCCGGGGCCAACCAGATCATACCGGATATGACCGGTATTCGTCGCTTCGCAGAGAACAAGAGAAACTAAAACGAGAGATCGAG ACACTTTCCGAGCATTACTCGAAAAAATGCGTTGAACTTGAGCATGCGCGtgagaaaaacgaaaaattgGACGAGCGACTTCGCGCACTGGAGCGTGACAACCGTCGTCTGCAAGCGAAACAGGATGCCTTGGATGAACAGAACTATGAC TCGCAAGTTAAAAAACTGAAAGTTTCAGACTCAGACGGAAAGAAATTGGGTGATTTCTATCAATTACAG GTCATGTTGAGGGTCAGGGCTTCCGAAATAGATTACCTGAAACAAGAAGTGACGTCACTCAGCAAAGAATTGGAAGAAGGTTTACAG GAAAAGAAAGAATCGGTGCGGAAGCATCACACGCTTTTTGACGAACTCACTCTCTCGCGCTCCCGGGAAGGACTTGTGAGGAGGGAGGTTACCCGCTTAAAAGAGCAGCTTCGTCGAGCGGGTATTGTCAGTGATGAAGGAAGTGACAGCGACGAGGGCGTCGAAAGAAGTGAAGAGAAGGGCAAAGGATACG ATTTTCAAAAGTCCCGAAGTCAGCCGGACCTCCCTGCCAATACGCCAACACACAGACTGCCTTCCACGTCGTACGTGACGTCATCAAGTACGTCAGTGAAAAGGAGAAGTTCCGAAAAAGCGGGCAAAGACAAG gTTTGA